From Maylandia zebra isolate NMK-2024a linkage group LG11, Mzebra_GT3a, whole genome shotgun sequence, one genomic window encodes:
- the si:ch211-154o6.3 gene encoding telomerase protein component 1 has protein sequence MGEVRKLQKKLRQIENLEIKINLTPEERFKISRKAELRSRLAELQLQLSGPQQTLGIVGDGKKEKMKRQVEDVPEALPSQTPPASKILKGEEESRAQAAPAPAARQRKAEMGRERERTAAAKVSDNCRDVSGDCAGSDEERLLRQEEAEFTSLKASWEKAKFRLRLLQGHSDIVTCVVAVDNLVVSGSRDTTVKVWHVPTATEHKNLGGHTGGVTCLAAPPPEYCKRLAWSLSLSDKERFILSGSVDCYVKIWALSIGQCVKSIYTFNAVTALCFVPEEDGYIITGSDGGKVQAWSWDTFQNCQSVNAHQEAVTSIQSQGPLVFSGSAEGGLSVWENRGSDRDPLRLLHHWNSQVTGCGGEACGRLTLSPRGDRVFLAYGRAWLKILHWRTGTMTRLTNHSSITGVTDCIHQTGGLLIGSCYDLANGESRLNLFSLPQCRYLASLTWPDAPRIICFAAWTTGSGDHRWVTGGQDLIVWEQLPSSGRQRGDVTARIDSLMDSCLLESEGDTEDDEETDDYEDNDEGGDEGKDSRSAAAEEDAGSGSWLRCALQ, from the exons ATCTCCAGGAAGGCGGAGCTTCGTTCCAGATTGGCTGAGCTTCAGCTGCAGCTTTCTGGCCCGCAGCAAACTCTTGGGATTGTGGGAGACGGAAAAAAGGAGAAGATGAAAAGACAAGT GGAGGATGTCCCTGAGGCCCTTCCATCACAGACGCCTCCAGCCTCCAAGATCCTTAAGGGAGAAGAGGAGTCCAGAGCTCAAGCAGCGCCAGCCCCGGCTGCCAGGCAGAGGAAGGCGGAGATGGGCAGAGAGCGGGAAAGGACAGCGGCGGCCAAGGTGTCAGATAACTGTCGGGACGTGTCAGGCGACTGCGCGGGCTCTGACGAGGAGCGGCTACTACGGCAGGAAG AAGCTGAATTTACATCCCTCAAAGCGTCGTGGGAGAAGGCGAAGTTTCGCTTGAGGCTGTTGCAGGGTCACAGTGACATAGTCACCTGCGTGGTTGCTGTTGACAACCTGGTGGTTTCTGGGAG TCGAGATACGACAGTGAAGGTGTGGCACGTTCCCACTGCAACAGAGCACAAGAACTTAGGAGGTCACACCGGCGGGGTCACCTGTCTGGCAGCACCTCCCCCTGAGTATTGCAAGAGGCTGG CCTGGTCCCTGTCTTTGTCCGACAAAGAGAGGTTTATCTTGAGTGGCTCAGTGGACTGCTATGTGAAGATCTGGGCCCTGAGTATTG GGCAGTGTGTTAAGTCTATCTACACATTCAACGCTGTGACCGCGCTCTGCTTTGTGCCGGAGGAGGATGGCTACATCATCACTGGATCAG ACGGGGGGAAAGTTCAAGCCTGGAGCTGGGACACTTTCCAAAACTGCCAGTCAGTCAATGCTCACCAGGAAGCCGTCACCTCCATCCAG TCTCAGGGTCCACTGGTGTTCAGCGGCTCGGCTGAGGGAGGGTTGTCTGTGTGGGAGAACCGGGGTTCGGATAGAGACCCCCTGAGGCTGCTGCACCACTGGAACAGCCAGGTGACAGGCTGCGGAGGGGAGGCGTGCGGGCGTCTAACCCTCAGCCCGCGGGGAGACAGAGTGTTCCTGGCTTATGGTCGAGCCTGGCTCAAAATCCTGCACTGGAGGACCg GAACGATGACCAGactgaccaatcacagcagTATCACCGGAGTAACAGATTGTATTCACCAGACGGGAGGCCTCCTAATTGGATCCTGCTACGATCTGGCGAATGGAGAGAGCAGGCTAAATT TGTTCTCTCTGCCTCAGTGTCGGTACCTGGCCTCTCTGACCTGGCCTGACGCTCCCAGAATCATCTGCTTTGCAGCATGGACCACTGGGAGTGGAGACCACCGATGGGTCACCGGAGGTCAAGACCTCATCGTTTGGGAGCAGCTCCCGAGTTCCGGGAGGCAAAG GGGTGATGTCACGGCAAGGATAGACAGTCTAATGGATTCCTGTTTACTGGAGTCAGAGGGAGACACTGAAGATGATGAGGAGACTgatg ATTACGAGGATAACGACGAAGGCGGCGATGAAGGAAAAGACAGCCGGTCCGCCGCCGCGGAGGAGGACGCAGGGTCCGGCTCGTGGCTCCGCTGCGCTCTCCAGTGA
- the pianp gene encoding PILR alpha-associated neural protein gives MERCSISPVARLTGLISLLLVALVTQPSTCNRDDREAEEQVDALSVQLSVTAQVTPTPLWAVVWGPTQQLEDETYHFLSSQETDHLYLHGNQQEASTATPENWLYPDESMQPPLEPKKGVEDGGTEAEETEPEEVDPQFYVTVTISSLLILTAVIITAKLCYDRSCSQHPPPLSRGVAPPLSLALPRSLASEDSRQTLHSTSSSFTDRERIPVVNL, from the exons ATGGAGAGATG CTCCATCTCTCCTGTCGCACGACTGACTGGCctcatctctctcctcctgGTTGCTTTGGTGACACAGCCCTCCACCTGTAACCGTGACGACAGAGAGGCCGAGGAGCAGGTGGACGCCTTGtcggtccagctgtccgtcacCGCCCAAGTCACGCCCACCCCTCTGTGGGCGGTGGTCTGGGGTCCCACGCAGCAGCTGGAGGACGAGACCTACCACTTCCTCTCCAGCCAGGAAACTGATCACCTGTACCTGCATGGGAACCAGCAAGAGGCCAGCACCGCCACGCCTGAGAACTGGCTTTACCCTGACGAAAGCATGCAGCCACCACTGGAGCCCAAGAAGGGAGTGGAGGATGGTGGGACTGAGGCAGAGGAGACAGAGCCTGAGGAAG TGGACCCACAGTTCTATGTCACCGTGACCATCTCCTCGCTGCTCATCCTGACAGCAGTCATCATTACAGCCAAACTCTG TTACGATCGCAGCTGTTCCCAGCATCCGCCCCCGCTTTCCCGTGGCGTAGCACCCCCCCTCTCCCTCGCTCTCCCTCGCTCCCTTGCTTCGGAGGACAGCCGGCAGACGCTGCAcagcacctcctcctccttcaccgACAGGGAGAG GATCCCTGTTGTGAACCTCTGA